ACTTGGAGCAAAAGAAAATCAGTAAACAAGACCTGGTTAACACGCGCTTTTCTCGTTTATTTGCTCATTTTGGACTGGAGAAAGACGGTAGTTTTCTAGCACAGCGTTACCAATTTTACCTCGCACAACAGGGACAAACTTTTTTAGGCGCTCATGAACTATTAGACAACCTCATCGAGCGTGATTATGAGCTATATGCTGCGACAAATGGCATTACTGCCATTCAGACAGGGCGCTTGGCTCAATCTGGTCTAGCACCTTATTTCAATCAAGTCTTTATCTCTGAGCAATTGCAAACACAAAAGCCAGATGCTCTCTTTTATGAAAAGATTGGCCAGCAGATTGCTGGATTTAGTAAAGAAAAGACGCTGATGATTGGAGATTCTCTAACCGCAGACATTCAAGGTGGCAATAATGCGAGGATTGACACTATCTGGTACAATCCTCATCACCTCGAAAATCCCACACAAGCCCAGCCGACTTACGAAGTACATTCTTACCAAGACTTGCTGGATTGTTTAGATAAACTGTAAAAAGTGGTTTAGATAGCCACTTTTTGCTATAATAGAGGCAGTAAAAACGAAGGAGTTGGCTATGGAACACTCGTCTTGGCATGCTTTGATTAAGGAACAATTACCTGAAGGTTATTTTGCGAAAATCAATCAGTTTATGGAGCAGGTCTATGCTCAGGGGACTGTTTATCCGCCCAAGGAAAAGGTTTTTCAGGCTCTCTTGACAACATCGCTTGAAGAAGTTAAGGTGGTGATTCTGGGACAGGACCCCTATCACGGACCAGGTCAAGCGCAGGGCTTGAGTTTTTCTGTACCGGACTCTATCCCAGCTCCGCCATCCCTGCAAAATATCTTGAAGGAATTGTCAGACGATATCGGGGTTAAGAAATCTCATGATTTGACAGCTTGGGCTGAGCAAGGAGTCTTGCTTCTTAATGCTTGTTTGACAGTTCCTGCTGGACAGGCCAATGGTCATGCTGGGCAGATATGGGAGCCTTTTACAGATGCTGTGATTCAGGTGGTCAATCATCTAGATAGACCAGTTGTTTTTGTACTCTGGGGAGCTTATGCACGCAAGAAGAAGGCCTTAGTTACCAATCCTCACCACTTGATTATCGAATCAGCCCATCCCAGTCCTCTGTCAGTTTATAGAGGATTTTGGGGTTCCAAGCCTTTTTCCAAGGCCAATGCATTCTTAAAAGAGACAGGACAAGAGCCAATCGATTGGCTTAGATAAGGAGAAAATATGCCTCAGTTAGCGACAATTTGCTACATTGATAACGGGAAAGAACTGCTCATGCTGCACCGTAATAAGAAGCCTAATGATGTCCATGAAGGGAAATGGATTGGTGTGGGTGGGAAGCTAGAGCGAGGTGAGACTCCTCAGGAATGCGCGGCGCGTGAAATCCTTGAAGAAACAGGGCTCAAAGCCAAGCCAGTTCTAAAAGGTGTGATCACTTTTCCTGAATTTACGCCAGATTTAGACTGGTATACCTATGTTTTTAAAGTTACGGAGTTCGAGGGTGACTTGATTGACTGCAATGAGGGAACGCTAGAATGGGTTCCCTATGATGAGGTTTTGAGTAAGCCGACTTGGGAAGGTGACCATACCTTTGTCGGGTGGCTTTTAGAAGATAAGCCCTTCTTTTCAGCCAAGTTTGTTTATGATGGGGATAAATTGTTGGATACCCAAGTCGATTTCTATGAATAAAGGAGAAAGCAGATGCTACTAATCAAAAATGGTCGTGTAATGGATCCCAAGTCTGGTTTGGATCAAGTGTGTGATGTCTTAGTTCAAGATGGGAAAATTATCAAAATTGCGCCTGAGGTCAAGGAAGAAGGAGCAGAGATAATTGATGCTACTGGTCTTGTAGTTGCTCCTGGCTTGGTCGATATTCATGTGCATTTCCGTGAACCTGGACAAACTCATAAAGAAGATATCCATACGGGTGCCCTAGCAGCCGCTGCAGGTGGTTTTACCACGGTTGTCATGATGGCTAATACTAGTCCAACCATTTCAGACGTGGAGACCTTGCAAGAAGTTCTCCAGTCAGCTGCCAAGGAAAAGATTAATGTCAAGACGGTTGCGACTATTACCAAGAATTTTAATGGGCAAGATTTGACTGACTTTAAGGCACTTTTAGAAGCTGGAGCTGTTGGTTTTTCTGATGACGGTATTCCGCTTGAAAGTAGTAAAGTCGTCAAGGAAGCCATGGAGGAAGCCAAAAAGCTTAATACCTTTATTAGTCTTCATGAGGAAGATCCAGGTTTGAACGGTGTTCTTGGCTTTAACGAAAATATTGCTAAAGAACATTTCCATATCTGCGGTGCGACTGGGGTGGCTGAGTACGCTATGATGGCGCGTGATGTCATGATTGCCTATGCAACTAAGGCCCATGTTCACATCCAGCATTTGTCTAAGGAGGAAAGTATCAAGGTAGTGGAGTTCGCTCAAGGTTTGGGTGCGCAAGTAACAGCAGAAGTAGCGCCACAGCATTTCTCTAAGACCGAAGCGCTCCTTTTGACACAAGGAAGCAATGCTAAGATGAATCCGCCACTTCGTTTGGAATCAGACCGTCGTGCCGTGATTGAAGGGCTCAAGTCAGGTGTCATCACAGTGATTGCAACTGACCATGCGCCACATCATGCAGATGAAAAAAATGTTGAGGATATTACCAAAGCGCCATCTGGTATGACAGGTTTGGAAACATCTCTTTCTCTCGGATTGACCTATTTGGTGGAAGCTGGTGAGTTAAGTTTGATGGAATTACTTGAAAAAATGACATACAACCCAGCCAAGCTTTACAAATTTGAAGCAGGTTACTTGGCTGAGAATGGTCCAGCGGACATCACTATTTTTGATGCTAAGGCTGACCGCCTTGTGGACTCCCATTTTGCTTCCAAAGCAGCTAATTCACCCTTTATCGGTGAAACCTTAAAAGGGCAGGTTAAATATACCATCTGTAAGGGACAAATTGTCTATCAAAACTAGGTGGGAGTCTGCTCTGTAAACAAAAAGAATAGAGAGCCTATATGTACCAGACCCATCATTTTAAAGACAAGTTTATCTTATTTTTAAAGATATTTTTCCCTATCCTGATTTATCAATTTGCCAATTATTCTGCTTCCTTTGTTGATACGACTATGACTGGCCAATACAATACTATGGACTTGGCTGGTGTATCTATGGCAACCAGTATCTGGAATCCTTTCTTTACCTTTCTAACAGGGATTGTGTCAGCTCTGGTGCCCATCATTGGTCACCATCTTGGTCGAGGCAAAAAGGAAGAAGTGGCGTCTGATTTTTACCAGTTCATCTATCTGGCCTTGGGCCTATCCGTGGTCTTGCTGGGGATAGTACTTTTCTTGGCACCACCAATCTTGAATCATATTGGGTTAGAAGCACCAGTGGCAGCAGTAGCGGTTCGCTATCTTTGGTTTTTATCTATCGGAATTATCCCCTTATTGCTCTTTAGTGTCATTCGTTCTTTACTGGATTCGCTGGGCTTGACCAAACTGTCTATGTATCTCATGCTTTTGTTACTTCCCTTGAATAGTGGATTTAACTACCTCTTGATTTACGGGGCCTTTGGTGTTCCAGAATTAGGAGGTGCTGGTGCTGGTTTAGGAACATCCTTGGCCTACTGGGTCTTGCTGGGGATTTCTGTTTTGGTTCTATTTAAACAGGAGAAGCTCAAGGCTTTACATCTTGAGAAACGCATTCCACTTAATATGGATAAAATCAAGGAAGGTGTTCGCTTAGGTCTTCCTATTGGGGGAACTGTCTTTGCGGAAGTGGCTATCTTTTCCGTGGTTGGCTTGATTATGGCTAAGTTTTCTTCCTTGATTATCGCTAGTCA
This window of the Streptococcus sp. 116-D4 genome carries:
- a CDS encoding YjjG family noncanonical pyrimidine nucleotidase; the protein is MSYKFLLFDLDHTLLDFDAAEDVALTQLLKEEGVADIQAYKDYYVPMNKALWKDLEQKKISKQDLVNTRFSRLFAHFGLEKDGSFLAQRYQFYLAQQGQTFLGAHELLDNLIERDYELYAATNGITAIQTGRLAQSGLAPYFNQVFISEQLQTQKPDALFYEKIGQQIAGFSKEKTLMIGDSLTADIQGGNNARIDTIWYNPHHLENPTQAQPTYEVHSYQDLLDCLDKL
- a CDS encoding uracil-DNA glycosylase, with the protein product MEHSSWHALIKEQLPEGYFAKINQFMEQVYAQGTVYPPKEKVFQALLTTSLEEVKVVILGQDPYHGPGQAQGLSFSVPDSIPAPPSLQNILKELSDDIGVKKSHDLTAWAEQGVLLLNACLTVPAGQANGHAGQIWEPFTDAVIQVVNHLDRPVVFVLWGAYARKKKALVTNPHHLIIESAHPSPLSVYRGFWGSKPFSKANAFLKETGQEPIDWLR
- a CDS encoding NUDIX hydrolase; translation: MPQLATICYIDNGKELLMLHRNKKPNDVHEGKWIGVGGKLERGETPQECAAREILEETGLKAKPVLKGVITFPEFTPDLDWYTYVFKVTEFEGDLIDCNEGTLEWVPYDEVLSKPTWEGDHTFVGWLLEDKPFFSAKFVYDGDKLLDTQVDFYE
- a CDS encoding dihydroorotase is translated as MLLIKNGRVMDPKSGLDQVCDVLVQDGKIIKIAPEVKEEGAEIIDATGLVVAPGLVDIHVHFREPGQTHKEDIHTGALAAAAGGFTTVVMMANTSPTISDVETLQEVLQSAAKEKINVKTVATITKNFNGQDLTDFKALLEAGAVGFSDDGIPLESSKVVKEAMEEAKKLNTFISLHEEDPGLNGVLGFNENIAKEHFHICGATGVAEYAMMARDVMIAYATKAHVHIQHLSKEESIKVVEFAQGLGAQVTAEVAPQHFSKTEALLLTQGSNAKMNPPLRLESDRRAVIEGLKSGVITVIATDHAPHHADEKNVEDITKAPSGMTGLETSLSLGLTYLVEAGELSLMELLEKMTYNPAKLYKFEAGYLAENGPADITIFDAKADRLVDSHFASKAANSPFIGETLKGQVKYTICKGQIVYQN
- the pdrM gene encoding sodium-coupled multidrug efflux MATE transporter PdrM is translated as MYQTHHFKDKFILFLKIFFPILIYQFANYSASFVDTTMTGQYNTMDLAGVSMATSIWNPFFTFLTGIVSALVPIIGHHLGRGKKEEVASDFYQFIYLALGLSVVLLGIVLFLAPPILNHIGLEAPVAAVAVRYLWFLSIGIIPLLLFSVIRSLLDSLGLTKLSMYLMLLLLPLNSGFNYLLIYGAFGVPELGGAGAGLGTSLAYWVLLGISVLVLFKQEKLKALHLEKRIPLNMDKIKEGVRLGLPIGGTVFAEVAIFSVVGLIMAKFSSLIIASHQSAMNFSSLMYAFPMSISSAMAIVVSYEVGAKRFNDAKTYIGLGRCTALLFAAFTLSFLYIFRGNVASLYGNDPEFIDLTARFLTYSLFFQLADTFAAPLQGILRGYKDTVIPFYLGLLGYWGVAIPVAMLFDSLTDFGAYSYWIGLIISLIVSGSLYRWRLTVIIKRFESLERTKP